From one Populus alba chromosome 17, ASM523922v2, whole genome shotgun sequence genomic stretch:
- the LOC118028837 gene encoding pyridoxal kinase isoform X1, with amino-acid sequence MLLRSCRVIPRETHRIFISRSISSRKFEMAPPILSLALPSETGRVLSIQSHTVQGYVGNKSAVFPLQLLGYDVDPVNSVQFSNHTGYPTFKGQVLNGQQLWELMEGLKANDLLYYTHLLTGMPNDFLCYFIYLINEKILLLYIWISSCCYFAGYIGSVSFLNTVLEVVKKLRSINPKLTYVCDPVLGDEGKLYVPPELVEVYREKVVPVASMLTPNQFEAEQLTGFRIVSEHDGREACNKLHAAGPAKVVITSINIDGHLLLIGSHEKEKGQSPDQFKIVIPKIPAYFTGTGDLMTALLLGWSNKHPDDLAKAAELAVSSLQAVLQRTLDDYKTAGYDPQSSSLEIRLIQSQDDIRHPQIKFKAENYS; translated from the exons ATGCTGCTTCGCTCTTGCCGTGTAATCCCTCGAGAAACTCATCGCATTTTCATTTCCAG ATCGATCAGTTCGAGAAAGTTCGAAATGGCGCCTCCGATCTTGTCATTGGCTCTTCCTTCAGAGACTGGTCGCGTTCTCAGCATTCAATCGCATACTGTTCAG GGATATGTTGGAAATAAATCAGCTGTCTTTCCTCTCCAACTATTGGGCTATGATGTGGATCCAGTCAATTCAGTGCAGTTCTCAAATCACACAG GATATCCAACCTTTAAAGGACAAGTTTTAAATGGACAGCAACTATGGGAGCTAATGGAAGGCCTCAAAGCAAATGACTTGCTGTATTATACTCATTTATTAACAGGCATGCCAAATGATTTtctgtgttattttatttatttaattaatgagaaAATTCTTCTTCTGTATATTTGGATTAGTTCTTGCTGTTATTTTGCAGGCTATATTGGTTCTGTTTCATTCTTGAACACCGTTTTGGAAGTTGTCAAGAAGCTTCGTTCTATAAATCCAAAACTTACATATG tttgtgatCCTGTTCTGGGTGATGAAGGGAAGCTTTATGTTCCGCCAGAGTTGGTAGAAGTATATCGTGAGAAG GTTGTTCCAGTGGCTTCAATGTTGACCCCTAACCAATTTGAAGCAGAACAATTGACTGGATTCAG GATTGTATCTGAACATGATGGTCGGGAAGCTTGTAACAAGCTTCATGCTGCTGGACCTGCAAAG GTTGTGATAACAAGCATCAATATAGATGGTCACCTTCTTCTTATTGGCAGtcatgaaaaggaaaag ggcCAGTCTCCTGATCAATTCAAGATTGTGATACCCAAAATTCCTGCATATTTTACA GGAACAGGGGATCTAATGACTGCACTACTGCTTGGATGGAGTAAT AAACACCCAGATGATCTTGCAAAGGCAGCAGAGCTCGCAGTATCAAGCTTGCAG GCAGTTCTGCAGAGGACGTTGGATGATTATAAAACAGCTGGGTATGATCCCCAGTCAAGCAGTTTGGAAATTAGATTGATCCAAAGCCAGGATGACATTCGCCACccacaaattaaatttaaagctGAAAACTACTCCTAA
- the LOC118028837 gene encoding pyridoxal kinase isoform X3, with protein sequence MLLRSCRVIPRETHRIFISRSISSRKFEMAPPILSLALPSETGRVLSIQSHTVQGYVGNKSAVFPLQLLGYDVDPVNSVQFSNHTGYPTFKGQVLNGQQLWELMEGLKANDLLYYTHLLTGYIGSVSFLNTVLEVVKKLRSINPKLTYVCDPVLGDEGKLYVPPELVEVYREKVVPVASMLTPNQFEAEQLTGFRIVSEHDGREACNKLHAAGPAKVVITSINIDGHLLLIGSHEKEKGQSPDQFKIVIPKIPAYFTGTGDLMTALLLGWSNKHPDDLAKAAELAVSSLQAVLQRTLDDYKTAGYDPQSSSLEIRLIQSQDDIRHPQIKFKAENYS encoded by the exons ATGCTGCTTCGCTCTTGCCGTGTAATCCCTCGAGAAACTCATCGCATTTTCATTTCCAG ATCGATCAGTTCGAGAAAGTTCGAAATGGCGCCTCCGATCTTGTCATTGGCTCTTCCTTCAGAGACTGGTCGCGTTCTCAGCATTCAATCGCATACTGTTCAG GGATATGTTGGAAATAAATCAGCTGTCTTTCCTCTCCAACTATTGGGCTATGATGTGGATCCAGTCAATTCAGTGCAGTTCTCAAATCACACAG GATATCCAACCTTTAAAGGACAAGTTTTAAATGGACAGCAACTATGGGAGCTAATGGAAGGCCTCAAAGCAAATGACTTGCTGTATTATACTCATTTATTAACAG GCTATATTGGTTCTGTTTCATTCTTGAACACCGTTTTGGAAGTTGTCAAGAAGCTTCGTTCTATAAATCCAAAACTTACATATG tttgtgatCCTGTTCTGGGTGATGAAGGGAAGCTTTATGTTCCGCCAGAGTTGGTAGAAGTATATCGTGAGAAG GTTGTTCCAGTGGCTTCAATGTTGACCCCTAACCAATTTGAAGCAGAACAATTGACTGGATTCAG GATTGTATCTGAACATGATGGTCGGGAAGCTTGTAACAAGCTTCATGCTGCTGGACCTGCAAAG GTTGTGATAACAAGCATCAATATAGATGGTCACCTTCTTCTTATTGGCAGtcatgaaaaggaaaag ggcCAGTCTCCTGATCAATTCAAGATTGTGATACCCAAAATTCCTGCATATTTTACA GGAACAGGGGATCTAATGACTGCACTACTGCTTGGATGGAGTAAT AAACACCCAGATGATCTTGCAAAGGCAGCAGAGCTCGCAGTATCAAGCTTGCAG GCAGTTCTGCAGAGGACGTTGGATGATTATAAAACAGCTGGGTATGATCCCCAGTCAAGCAGTTTGGAAATTAGATTGATCCAAAGCCAGGATGACATTCGCCACccacaaattaaatttaaagctGAAAACTACTCCTAA
- the LOC118028839 gene encoding transcription repressor MYB6, with protein MRKPCCDKQGNNKGAWSVQEDQKLIDYIKTHGEGCWRSLPVAAGLHRCGKSCRLRWINYLRPDIKRGNFGQDEEDLIIKLHALLGNRWSLIAGRLPGRTDNEVKNYWNSHLKKKLINMGIDPNNHRLSQILPRPQTEPAPVLATSTTTGSKNTITTSKPKKSSNDDNDRVSDTASCLEDDCKSMVKQQVATSGSSNINLDLTIAVPASPGQKTSFGNEQQNCNWGKTCQVESEPTSLPTLILFR; from the exons ATGAGAAAACCTTGCTGTGATAAACAAGGAAATAACAAGGGAGCTTGGTCCGTGCAAGAAGATCAGAAGCTCATTGATTATATTAAAACTCATGGTGAAGGTTGTTGGCGATCTCTCCCGGTGGCTGCAG GTTTGCACCGCTGTGGCAAAAGTTGTAGGCTCAGATGGATAAACTATCTTAGGCCAGACATAAAACGTGGTAACTTTGGCCAGGATGAAGAGGACCTCATTATCAAGCTACATGCCCTCCTTGGAAATAG GTGGTCATTGATAGCAGGAAGATTACCAGGAAGAACTGATAATGAGGTGAAGAACTATTGGAACTCCCATTTAAAGAAAAAGCTGATAAACATGGGAATAGACCCAAATAATCATCGGTTGAGCCAAATTCTTCCTCGTCCTCAAACTGAACCTGCTCCTGTTCTTGCTACATCAACTACTACGGGGTCTAAGAATACTATTACAACAAGCAAACCAAAGAAATCATCAAATGATGACAATGATAGGGTTTCTGACACAGCCAGTTGTCTTGAAGATGATTGTAAGTCTATGGTGAAACAGCAAGTTGCTACTTCTGGTTCCTCGAACATTAATCTTGATCTCACCATCGCAGTTCCAGCTTCTCCTGGTCAAAAGACCAGTTTTGGAAACGAGCAGCAAAATTGCAATTGGGGCAAAACTTGCCAAGTTGAGAGTGAGCCAACATCATTGCCGACTCTAATTCTTTTTAGATGA
- the LOC118028837 gene encoding pyridoxal kinase isoform X2 has protein sequence MLLRSCRVIPRETHRIFISRSISSRKFEMAPPILSLALPSETGRVLSIQSHTVQGYVGNKSAVFPLQLLGYDVDPVNSVQFSNHTGYPTFKGQVLNGQQLWELMEGLKANDLLYYTHLLTGYIGSVSFLNTVLEVVKKLRSINPKLTYVCDPVLGDEGKLYVPPELVEVYREKVVPVASMLTPNQFEAEQLTGFRIVSEHDGREACNKLHAAGPAKVVITSINIDGHLLLIGSHEKEKGQSPDQFKIVIPKIPAYFTMNIGSVVRCATTFKGTGDLMTALLLGWSNKHPDDLAKAAELAVSSLQAVLQRTLDDYKTAGYDPQSSSLEIRLIQSQDDIRHPQIKFKAENYS, from the exons ATGCTGCTTCGCTCTTGCCGTGTAATCCCTCGAGAAACTCATCGCATTTTCATTTCCAG ATCGATCAGTTCGAGAAAGTTCGAAATGGCGCCTCCGATCTTGTCATTGGCTCTTCCTTCAGAGACTGGTCGCGTTCTCAGCATTCAATCGCATACTGTTCAG GGATATGTTGGAAATAAATCAGCTGTCTTTCCTCTCCAACTATTGGGCTATGATGTGGATCCAGTCAATTCAGTGCAGTTCTCAAATCACACAG GATATCCAACCTTTAAAGGACAAGTTTTAAATGGACAGCAACTATGGGAGCTAATGGAAGGCCTCAAAGCAAATGACTTGCTGTATTATACTCATTTATTAACAG GCTATATTGGTTCTGTTTCATTCTTGAACACCGTTTTGGAAGTTGTCAAGAAGCTTCGTTCTATAAATCCAAAACTTACATATG tttgtgatCCTGTTCTGGGTGATGAAGGGAAGCTTTATGTTCCGCCAGAGTTGGTAGAAGTATATCGTGAGAAG GTTGTTCCAGTGGCTTCAATGTTGACCCCTAACCAATTTGAAGCAGAACAATTGACTGGATTCAG GATTGTATCTGAACATGATGGTCGGGAAGCTTGTAACAAGCTTCATGCTGCTGGACCTGCAAAG GTTGTGATAACAAGCATCAATATAGATGGTCACCTTCTTCTTATTGGCAGtcatgaaaaggaaaag ggcCAGTCTCCTGATCAATTCAAGATTGTGATACCCAAAATTCCTGCATATTTTACA ATGAATATTGGAAGCGTGGTAAGATGTGCAACCACATTCAAG GGAACAGGGGATCTAATGACTGCACTACTGCTTGGATGGAGTAAT AAACACCCAGATGATCTTGCAAAGGCAGCAGAGCTCGCAGTATCAAGCTTGCAG GCAGTTCTGCAGAGGACGTTGGATGATTATAAAACAGCTGGGTATGATCCCCAGTCAAGCAGTTTGGAAATTAGATTGATCCAAAGCCAGGATGACATTCGCCACccacaaattaaatttaaagctGAAAACTACTCCTAA